One part of the Pieris napi chromosome 4, ilPieNapi1.2, whole genome shotgun sequence genome encodes these proteins:
- the LOC125048624 gene encoding DNA ligase 1-like: protein MELLRQVSSTQFFFPAAAVAVVLVCAALVFLFGFRTAEPPQFDKLPLVVDERKSSQKKKKLKEKKSSPNRTSSDESKSKSDNKKSPAKEKKEVEKLKPKEKVEPKAAKKDVVTEKRVKKNKVAEVEKPADYDDGLWEEVPKKSDKKKVKGNEKESPVKKSKKSKVKENGIDTSPVEESAEVPEETIKVISAVGPDVDEDAARALQAQVEELQRVLKEAERRDREQLVAEEEEDDTPEDELTEVKDLRSNKKNENKEKQNKKKEAVVAKSVPKSEENSDSDKQEEKTVPVFDELGDTWSEAKVSKKSKKKARKDQ from the exons atggaaCTTTTGAGGCAAGTGTCCAGCACGCAGTTTTTCTTTCCCGCGGCAGCTGTTGcagtagtgttagtatgtgCGGCTCTCGTATTTTTGTTCGGCTTCCGTACGGCGGAACCGCCACAATTCGACAAGCTGCCTCTAGTCGTAGATGAGAGAAAATCttcgcaaaagaaaaagaaattaaaggaaaag AAATCTTCACCTAATCGCACATCAAGTGATGAAAGTAAGAGCAAAAGTGATAACAAGAAATCTCCAGCAAAGGAAAAGAAGGAAGTCGAAAAACTAAAGCCAAAAGAGAAAGTTGAACCTAAAGCAGCCAAGAAGGATGTTGTTACTGAAAAaagggtaaaaaaaaataaagtagcaGAAGTGGAGAAACCGGCTGATTATGATGATGGTTTATGGGAAGAAGTGCCAAAGAAAAGTGATAAGAAGAAAGTAAAGGGCAATGAGAAGGAAAGTCCGGTCAAGAAGAGCAAGAAAAGCAAGGTTAAAGAGAATGGTATTGATACTTCACCAGTTGAAGAATCAGCAGAAGTTCCTGAAGAGACCATCAAGGTGATTAGTGCTGTAGGTCCTGATGTAGATGAAGATGCTGCAAGAGCTTTGCAAGCCCAAGTTGAAGAATTACAAAGAGTTCTGAAGGAG GCTGAACGTCGTGACCGTGAACAACTGGTTGCCGAAGAAGAGGAAGACGATACCCCAGAGGACGAGCTCACGGAAGTTAAGGACCTACGAAGCAAcaagaaaaatgaaaataaggaaaaacaaaacaagaaGAAGGAG GCTGTTGTAGCGAAGAGTGTGCCAAAGTCGGAAGAGAACTCCGACTCTGACAAACAGGAAGAGAAGACTGTTCCTGTGTTTGATGAGCTTGGAG ATACTTGGTCCGAAGCGAAAGTATCTAAGAAGAGCAAAAAGAAAGCGCGCAAGGATCAGTGA